CGATCGACACCGCGGTGGCGCCAGCGAAGTTGTAGCCCTCGATCACGATCTCGTCGGCGACCTTCTGGCCGGCCGGGGTGACGTTCAGGATGACCGGCAACGGCGAGACGTCGACCGGGATCCGGGCGTGCCGGAAGTGCGCGTTCTCGATGTCGGCCGACCGCTCGATCTCCCACTGGACAGTGGTGCCGGTGACCTCACCGCGAGGGCTCTTGCCCTTCGTGACCGACACCACGGTGGCGCCAGGCCCGACCTTCCGATCGAGCTCGTAGCTTCCGTCGGGCATGAGGTAAAGGTCCTCGGTGATCAGGATGCAGGTCACGCGCTGGTCGATGTCGACGTCCTGGACGCCGTTCACGACCGGGATCCCGCGGATCTGTGCCCGCAGAACGTCGTCCTCCTGGGCGAAGATCTGGGTGACGGTCAGCTTGCCGTTGCGCGCGGAGACCTTGTTGCCCTCCTCGTACAACTCGATCATCCCGCCCGGCGCCTCGTTCCAGTCGGGCGAGCCGTCGGTCTTCCGCAGACCGAGCCGGACGTAGGCGTTCGGGTAGACGAAGTTCGGGTCAGACAGCTGCGTCTTGGTGGGAATCGGTGCGGTCCGAGGCCCCATGGCGGTCATACCCGAGACGGGGATGCCGACCTTAGAGACGTCGTGGCCGGAGGTGTCAATCATCGTCGACATTTCGAATGTCCTCTCGGTGTTACAGGTTGACGGGGCGCCCGACCACAACCAGCTCCGCGGTCAGGTAGAACTCGGCGCGATCAGTCGCTCCGAGCGAGTAGGGGCTGCGCACAGTGGCGTCAGCGATAGGCAGCAGACACAGCTCAGGAAGGGCCTGCAGAAGGGCGGCCAGGCGACGTGCGAGGTCGCCCGTCTCGTCGTAGGCGGCACCGATCACGTTGAACCCGAGCCGCGGCTGCGCGGTCACCATCAGCTCGGGGCCGCCGTCGTCACGGATCACGATCCAGAACCGCGGACGGAACGACGAATCCGCGCCCTCCACCGGCTGGCCAGGTGCCCAGCCCGGGGCCGGGAACTCACGCGACACGACCAGCGGTTCGAAGCTCGCCAGCCGAGCACGCAGCACCGGGCCCAGCTGCAGCTCCAGGTCGGGAAACTGGATGCCGGTCATGCCGACCCCAGAGCCCGAGCGAGCGTGCCGTGCTTCGCTTCGACGATGTGGCCGTAACGGGCACCGGACACGACCCTGGTGTGCGCCCAATCCTCGACACCGTCGCGGACGTCGGGTTCCAGCCGCAGCGTGTCCCGATAGTTCCCCGACTGCGCGAACCCGTCAGCGTCGGCCTGCGCCCGAGCCAGGACCTGCTCACCGATCGGGTTACACACCTCGCGGTTGACCAGGTTCGAAATCTCGACCAGCTCAGCCATGTTCAGGTTCACCGGCCCAAAGCCCTGCATGTCAGCCCTCGATCCGCTTCAGCTGCCACACCGCGCCGGCCTTCCAGCCAGAGCGGCCTTCCCAACGCGCCGCATGCCCATCGACCTCATAGACGACGCCGGCCGCCTCGACCCGATCGGACGCTTCAATGTCAGCGTCGAACGGGCCGTACAGCTTCGGGGTGGTGACAATCTGGGTCCGGTTCACCAGGTCGGTCTCGACAGAGCCGCCCGGGTCGACCATGAAGCCGTCCAGCGGCTGCCGTGCCGGGTCCGTCCAGTCGCGCTTCGTGGGGAGCTGCGAGTACGGATCGACGATCAGCGGGGCACGCAGACGAACGACCTGGCCACTTGTCGACATGGTGACCTCCTCTGCGCGGTACGCTCCCGGCATGAGCCGTGAGGGACTGATCGGAACCGGGGCCGTGCTGGTCCTGGTCGCTGGTGGGCTGGCCTGGTGGGCGCCGGTCGCGTACGGACGCGCTGAGCAGGACGCCTACTTCTCAACTCCGGGCGGGATCGCCAGGGCCGAAGCCGCCGGCCAGATGGCAGGCCTTCAGGCCGCGTTACTGCCCGGGATCTCCGCAGGGCTGCTCGTCATCATCGCCATCGCACTGTTCGTCGTGGCCGCGGTCAGGAAGCCTCAGAGCTCGTAGATCGGGGCGCCGGCGAGCGACGCGCCGCACGAGCAGCTGGTGCCGCCGAACATCACGTCGCACCACGGCAGATGCGTGGTGCCGCTGTCGCTCATCGAGATCGTGAACGCCCGCGCCTTACTGGTGCGGCACAGCCGCTGCAGCTCGGTGATCTCCGACGGATAGAACGACCCCTTGCGCTTGCGGCTCGTGTCGACGGTCTTCGAATGGCTGAACGCGCCAGCGGTCTCCGACTCGGTGGTGATCGCTCCGGATCCGGCGTCGTGCCAGCGGACGATCGCCGATCGGAGAATCGCCTTCGCGGCGGCCGCGACCTCGGGGGACAGATCGTCGGTGCCGCCCAGGCAGGGGGCAACGATGACAGCTTGCGCGAGCGCGTCAGTGATCATCGCCGCGGTCTTCGTGTCGTCCGGCAAGCCGAACGGCGTGAGATCGCTGACCTGGATCAGTGCTGTCATCGTTGCCCCCTTCTGGTCACTTGCGGGTACGGGGTCGGGTCGTACGCCGCGGGGTGGTGGCTGCCTTCGGCTTGGCAGCCGGGGCCGGCTCGGGGACCTTCACGGTCTCCTCGCTGGTCGTGGGGGACAGATCGACTTCCACCTCACCGTCACCCGCAATGCCGGTGTCGGGCTCACCGTCACCTGCAGTGCCGGCGTCCGGGTCGCTCGCCTCGGCCTGGGTCTGGTCGCCGGCGTCAGCCGGGTCACCAGCACCGGGGTCGGCCGGCTTGGTCTCGCCCTCGGGCTTGGCCGGGTCGCCGGCGTCCGGGACGCTCGGCTGCTGCGGACCGTCCGCGGGCTTGGGCTTCGGCTTCGGCTTGGGCTTCGGCTTGGGGTCGTAGGGTTCCCAACGACCCATGCCGTACTCGCCGCTCAGGAGCCGGGCCGCGGTCTCGTCATCGACGTTGACCACGGTCCCGGCGTCCGGGTTCTTGAGGCGAGGCATCAGCTGTTCGCCACCGCGTCTTCGATGACCACGAAGCGGTCAGTGAAGACGTACCAGCCGTAGACGATCTCCAGACGGAGAGCGATCTGGTTCTTCCGCTTCAGGTCGCCCTGGCCGTCGGGGTCGCCGTAGCGGATGAGCTCGATCGGCAGGTCGCGCTGGATGCCCCAGCGGATGCCGTTCTTGAAGTCGCCGACGATCGCGCGAACCTTGGTGTCGGCGGCCTCCGGGGTGCCGTCGACGGTGTCGCCCTGGGCGACCGGGACACCGGAGAAGTCGGTGACGGCGGTGCCGAAACCGAGCTGCGGGTACCGCATGTCGGAGGTCAGGCCGGCGCCGTCCTTCCGCTTCAGGTTCGCCAGCGCCCAGGCGAACTTCGGCGAGAACGCCGCACCGTTCACCGCGATCGGGGTTGTGGCGTTGACGAGCAGGCCCACCGCAGCGCGGAAGTCCGCGTCCGCCTCCGAGGTGCCGGTGATCTCGACCCGCTTGGTGGTCGCGGTCACGTAGTTGTCCCAGCCGGAGATCACACTGCCCGAAAGCGGGTTGATCCGGTGGTAGAGGCCCAGATCGAGGGCTCGGGACAGCGCGAGCGAACCCGCCTCGCCGAGGCTCTTGAGGATCTCCAGCTGGTAGTCCTCCTCGGCCCACTGGACTTCCTCGTTGAACCGCATCGTGACCTGCGCCTTGTGGGGCTTCGCGGTCGCGGAGGTGAACCCACCGCTGGTGGACGACTTGTTGGCGCCCTCCTCGACGAACTCCGCCTTCGGGAAGTCGTTGAAGACGATGAGGTCCGTCTCACCGAACTTCATCGGCTCCCGGCCGGTCAGCTTCGCGACGGTCGAGTCGGTGCGCGCCTGGGTGACCATGCCGGCCGCAATGTTGCGGGGCATGAGGACCTTGGCCTGAGTGGTTCCAAAAACAGCCATGACGGCCTCTCTTTCCTAATCGTTATTGCCGAACAGCTGGGCCACGACGGCCCGCTCTTCGGAGGTGACATTCGGGGTCGTCTCGCCCTCGTTGGGCACGACCCCGTTACGACTGGCGACGATGACCGGCTTGAGCACGTCGGCGTGAGCCTCGAGCTCCTCCTTGGTCGACCCCTTCAGCAGCTCGGCCGGCACGCCCTTGGTCTTCGCGACCTCGGCGGTCCAGTCGGCGACCTGCTTGTCCTGAGCAGCCTTGGCCGCGGCCGACTGCTTCTCGGTCTTGAAGGCGTTCAGCTCCTTCTCAGTCGCCTCGATCCGGTCGAGGGCCTTCTGCAGCTCGGTCTTCGAGGCGTCCTGCGCCTTGTCGAACTGAGCCGCTTTGTTCTTCAGGTCCTCGTAGTCGGCGTACTCGCCGCGGATCTTGGTCTCCTGCCGGGTGAGCCGGTCCGCGATGATGCGGTCCAGGTCCTCCTGAGTGGCAGGCGGGGTATAGGTCATCGTCATTCCTTCCGTTGTTGAGCCCGTCGGCTATGGCCCCGATTGACCGCTCGGGTTGGCGTAAGTCAGTTGGGTAGGTGCGCTGCGATCCACTCGGTGGCGCGCGCGTTGTCGGCAGCCCGCTGCTCCTCGGTCATGCCGGCCCGGCGCTCCGACTGCCGGTAGGCCTGCAGGTCGAACACGGCCGCGTCCTCGCCCCACGACGGCGCCGCCTGGCACTTGTCGTGGTCGTGAGCTCCGAACCGGACAGTCGTGGTCGTGTAGACGCCACCGCGGGTGGCGAGCATCTTGCAGAAGTCGCACGAGTCGCCGTGCGCGACCCGCATCCAGCCGCGCGCTTTCGGATCAGCGACCGAGGATCGGATGATCGTGTTCCGCGAGAAGTTCGTCAGGCGCCGCTCCAGGCCACCCCACAGCAACTGCTGGAACGCTGCATCGCTGGTCGCCTCCGACGTCGCCCAGCCGACCAGCGCCGGAATGCCGGCATCCTTGGTGGCCGCGGGGATCGCAGAGAACTGGCCACCGATCCCGAACGCATCCCGGGTCTCGTCGTACCAGTCCGCGGCCGCGGTCGCGAGCGCCGGCCCGTACAGGTCGACCATCGACGGCAGGACCTTGTTCAGGAACACGTCGGCCGCATCCAGGTCGGTGACCTGCGACCAGATCTTGTCGAAGTCGCCGCGGGCGTTGCGGACGATGTTCTTCAGCCGGTACTCCAGGACCGCCAGCTGCACGCCGGGGGAGTCCACGGGCTACTTGCTTTCGAGCGCGGCGGCCTGGTTGTCCGGGACACGCAACGAGACCGGGACGGCGCCGGTGAACTTCAGGCCTAGCAGGCCCACTCTCGCAGCGGCGTCCTCGGGGTCGGCGCCGGCGCGGATCGCGACGCCGAGCGCATCGAACCGGGCGCGCATGAGGTTCGCTTCGGCGATCGCTTCATCGGTCGCGCTCGCCGGCTGATCGGCGGTGGTGGCCGGGTTGGCGGCCGCGCTGTCGAGGATCGTCCGCAGGTTGGCCATGCCCTTGTCGCGGTCACGCTCACCAAGGAGCTGAGCCACGGTGGTCTCGTCCAGACCGATGAGCTTCACCGCGGCGTCGGTATCGGCGATCCACGGCATCGACGTCGTCACCTTCAAGAACCAGTCAGCGGCCGCCGACTTCGACTCGTGCCGAGGATCGCGGAAGTTCGCCTGCAGGTTACGCAGTTCGACGGGCAGCGTGGTCGCACCCTCACGGATCATCCACGCGTTCTGCAGGGTCCGCACGTGCGCCGACCGCCAGCCATCGATCGTGTCCTCAGCCTCAGAGATCAGATCCTCACGCGACGCCAGGTACGACTCGGCCGAGGTGGGGTTCGCCTGCGTCATGCCGATACCCAGCGACGACACCGGGATCGACGCCTCAGCAGCGAACAGCTGCGCCCACACCTCGAGCTGATCCACGTGCGGCTGCTGGCTTGCCTGGGTCAGCTGCGTCAAGGTCGCGCGAGTGGTCTCGGCCTCGTCGTTGTCCGGGACGGAGAAGATGCCGTTCAGGAGCATCTTCCAGGTCGGGTTCCCCTCGAAGAACGACTCGTCGGGTCCGAACAGCGCCAGGGTCGGAATCGAGTAGAAGTCGGCGGTCCCCTCGGAGCGGAGGATCGACCGGACCGCGGAGTTCGTGAGAGCCATGATCGGCCGGCTGATCCGCGACGATCCGAACGGGCGGCCGTCCCGACGCCGATAGAC
The nucleotide sequence above comes from Propionicimonas paludicola. Encoded proteins:
- a CDS encoding phage major capsid protein — encoded protein: MAVFGTTQAKVLMPRNIAAGMVTQARTDSTVAKLTGREPMKFGETDLIVFNDFPKAEFVEEGANKSSTSGGFTSATAKPHKAQVTMRFNEEVQWAEEDYQLEILKSLGEAGSLALSRALDLGLYHRINPLSGSVISGWDNYVTATTKRVEITGTSEADADFRAAVGLLVNATTPIAVNGAAFSPKFAWALANLKRKDGAGLTSDMRYPQLGFGTAVTDFSGVPVAQGDTVDGTPEAADTKVRAIVGDFKNGIRWGIQRDLPIELIRYGDPDGQGDLKRKNQIALRLEIVYGWYVFTDRFVVIEDAVANS
- a CDS encoding phage portal protein produces the protein MTVIRGLTVDEQRVVNQLEAQLDAKARRNQLRSAYMDGKHALRQLPPTIPPYLRNIGMVLGWPAKAVEALARRARLVEFSIPGRDLTEFGLDEILTGNDYYSEARISGLSSLEHSVAWQITTRGDTAAGDPEVVISRKSALNGTGEWSSRARQLVNFLSVVDRDKQAKMAAFNLYLPKQVIVCKDGAVVERLPSSLPRIPVEPLVYRRRDGRPFGSSRISRPIMALTNSAVRSILRSEGTADFYSIPTLALFGPDESFFEGNPTWKMLLNGIFSVPDNDEAETTRATLTQLTQASQQPHVDQLEVWAQLFAAEASIPVSSLGIGMTQANPTSAESYLASREDLISEAEDTIDGWRSAHVRTLQNAWMIREGATTLPVELRNLQANFRDPRHESKSAAADWFLKVTTSMPWIADTDAAVKLIGLDETTVAQLLGERDRDKGMANLRTILDSAAANPATTADQPASATDEAIAEANLMRARFDALGVAIRAGADPEDAAARVGLLGLKFTGAVPVSLRVPDNQAAALESK
- a CDS encoding IPT/TIG domain-containing protein is translated as MSTMIDTSGHDVSKVGIPVSGMTAMGPRTAPIPTKTQLSDPNFVYPNAYVRLGLRKTDGSPDWNEAPGGMIELYEEGNKVSARNGKLTVTQIFAQEDDVLRAQIRGIPVVNGVQDVDIDQRVTCILITEDLYLMPDGSYELDRKVGPGATVVSVTKGKSPRGEVTGTTVQWEIERSADIENAHFRHARIPVDVSPLPVILNVTPAGQKVADEIVIEGYNFAGATAVSIGGTAVVTKLVASSTTIVAKIPAGVAAGDKDVLVTTPNGVSAAFSYTVAA
- a CDS encoding DUF7302 family protein, coding for MPRLKNPDAGTVVNVDDETAARLLSGEYGMGRWEPYDPKPKPKPKPKPKPADGPQQPSVPDAGDPAKPEGETKPADPGAGDPADAGDQTQAEASDPDAGTAGDGEPDTGIAGDGEVEVDLSPTTSEETVKVPEPAPAAKPKAATTPRRTTRPRTRK